From the Burkholderia mayonis genome, one window contains:
- a CDS encoding response regulator, with translation MTTASPTPRTARLLLVDDHPLVRDGLKMRLEAAPGLAVVGEAGNADEALALAESLEPDLALMDIGMQGMNGIALAGVFHERFPAIRVLMLSMHDNVEYVMQAVRAGASGYLLKDSPATEIVRAIGAVLAGQTFFSEGLAARMIHASAEASPLDRLTPRERDILDALAQGLSSKQIAQQNGLSVRTVETHRLNLKRKLDIEGQAELIKFAVEHHRR, from the coding sequence ATGACCACTGCCTCTCCCACGCCCCGCACCGCGCGCCTCTTGCTCGTCGACGACCATCCGCTCGTGCGCGACGGCCTCAAGATGCGCCTCGAAGCGGCGCCCGGCCTCGCCGTCGTCGGCGAAGCGGGCAATGCCGACGAAGCGCTCGCACTCGCCGAATCGCTCGAACCCGATCTCGCGCTAATGGACATCGGCATGCAGGGGATGAACGGGATCGCGCTCGCGGGCGTCTTTCACGAGCGCTTTCCGGCAATCCGCGTGCTGATGCTGTCGATGCACGACAACGTCGAATATGTGATGCAGGCCGTGCGCGCGGGCGCGAGCGGCTATCTGCTGAAGGATTCGCCCGCGACCGAAATCGTTCGCGCGATCGGCGCGGTGCTCGCCGGGCAGACGTTCTTCAGCGAGGGCCTTGCCGCGCGGATGATTCATGCAAGCGCGGAAGCGTCGCCGCTCGATCGGCTGACGCCGCGCGAGCGCGACATCCTCGATGCGCTTGCACAAGGGTTGTCGAGCAAGCAGATCGCGCAACAGAACGGCCTGTCGGTGCGCACGGTCGAGACGCATCGGCTGAATCTCAAACGCAAGCTCGACATCGAGGGCCAGGCGGAGCTGATCAAGTTCGCGGTCGAGCATCACAGGCGCTGA
- a CDS encoding MotA/TolQ/ExbB proton channel family protein produces MTKRSLAALAASMLISVVAVDALVAPQQAFAQASDAAVAVSAATAPQTANTTAEPAPPPAATEAVENPYGLGALWKNGDFVARFVLLLLVVMSMGSWYIMITKFLEQLRANRRARVADEQLWSAPSLAEGAKRLDEASPFRFIAETAIEAGEHHDNALLEAVDRNTWIDVSVERAITNVSNRLQDGLAFLGTVGSTAPFVGLFGTVWGIYHALTAIGIAGQASIDKVAGPVGEALIMTAIGLAVAVPAVLGYNFLVRRNKSVMERVRNFGAQLHTVLLAGGKRLPRANNVQTASLVR; encoded by the coding sequence ATGACCAAGCGTTCACTGGCCGCTCTGGCGGCAAGCATGTTGATCTCCGTCGTTGCGGTTGACGCGCTTGTCGCGCCGCAGCAGGCTTTCGCTCAGGCGAGCGACGCGGCGGTCGCGGTGTCCGCGGCAACTGCGCCACAGACGGCGAACACCACGGCGGAGCCGGCGCCCCCGCCTGCCGCGACGGAAGCGGTCGAGAATCCGTACGGCCTCGGCGCGTTGTGGAAGAACGGCGACTTCGTCGCACGCTTCGTGCTGCTGCTGCTCGTCGTGATGTCGATGGGAAGCTGGTACATCATGATCACCAAGTTTCTCGAGCAGCTGCGCGCGAACCGCCGCGCGAGGGTCGCCGACGAGCAGTTGTGGAGCGCGCCGTCGCTCGCCGAAGGCGCGAAGCGGCTCGACGAGGCGTCGCCGTTCCGCTTCATTGCCGAAACGGCGATCGAGGCGGGCGAGCATCACGACAACGCGCTGCTCGAAGCCGTCGACCGCAATACGTGGATCGACGTGTCGGTCGAGCGCGCGATCACGAACGTGTCGAATCGCCTGCAAGACGGGCTCGCCTTCCTCGGTACGGTCGGCTCGACAGCGCCGTTCGTCGGCCTGTTCGGCACCGTGTGGGGCATCTATCATGCGCTGACGGCGATCGGCATCGCGGGCCAGGCGTCGATCGACAAGGTCGCGGGCCCGGTCGGCGAGGCGCTGATCATGACAGCGATCGGCCTCGCGGTCGCGGTGCCCGCCGTGCTCGGCTACAACTTCCTCGTGCGTCGCAACAAGTCGGTGATGGAGCGCGTGCGCAACTTCGGCGCACAGCTTCACACGGTACTGCTCGCAGGCGGCAAGCGCTTGCCGCGAGCGAACAACGTGCAGACCGCGTCGCTCGTCCGCTGA
- a CDS encoding putative bifunctional diguanylate cyclase/phosphodiesterase, translating into MRERALGLNDGSGQTAELRPALDVWPILLMVSVLVCVVIVSLTVVSFLRVYIGGESTWSKSQKDAVIYLIRYAETGDEHAYQLYEAAVDKPYRLSLARTALQRKPPDRVTAREAIIASGIDPTDATAAAWLLPALSWVAKINYALQCWMQADVELAEFRNVASQLHALVSSGHRDDPRVKELERHAWDINERVSGLPDRFSKAFSDEFRSSVALLLVCYFAASMFLMYLALVWARKAALQRLSIQYALDRSEAFAEAALSSVAEAVITVGLAKNVDFINNAAEQLLGYSAAACVGAPVSSVLMLLDKETGLAVDIVDEFWARDVRTPIKREVHLLRRDHSKIVVQTTISEMGDRVHGHIGYVLILRNMTREQQFLESLAWQATHDVLTGLVNRVEFERRLELALVDATSGKDRTDSMLLMLDLDRFKEINDTCGHAAGDAMLREVTQRFQSCLDDEDVLARLGGDEFGVLLPHGAGSWPSKNKAERLRRSLEDFVFLWEGERFTVSVSIGVLELCKAPRNLEMAVKLADIACYIAKERGRNRIQLADPSDLQQARHVGDVQWSRRIKTALETDGFRLFVQPIVHTRPDSQTPERAEVLLRMIDGAGRDISPAAFLPAAERYGLMGLIDRWVIRTVFHKLSALRTREYHEYNVNLSGASISDERFLEFVIAELLSSGLEPSVICFEITETIAVKNLELASRFMSELRTIGCRFALDDFGAGMSSFRYLRNLPIDYLKIDGEFVSNMMSDRVSYGVVSAINEVAHSMCCNTVAEHVESDVELGMLRELGIDFCQGYFFAKPSPWREGGY; encoded by the coding sequence ATGCGCGAACGCGCGCTCGGCTTGAATGACGGGAGTGGCCAGACGGCCGAACTGAGGCCGGCGCTCGACGTATGGCCGATCCTGCTGATGGTGTCGGTGCTCGTGTGCGTTGTGATCGTGAGTCTCACGGTGGTGTCCTTCCTGCGGGTCTACATCGGCGGCGAGAGCACGTGGTCGAAGTCGCAGAAGGACGCGGTCATCTATCTGATCCGCTACGCGGAGACGGGCGACGAGCATGCGTACCAGCTCTACGAGGCCGCGGTCGACAAGCCGTATCGCCTGAGCCTCGCACGCACCGCGCTGCAGCGCAAGCCGCCTGATCGCGTGACCGCGCGCGAGGCGATCATCGCGAGCGGCATCGATCCGACCGACGCGACGGCGGCCGCGTGGCTGCTGCCCGCGCTCAGCTGGGTCGCGAAGATCAACTATGCGCTGCAGTGCTGGATGCAGGCGGACGTCGAGCTGGCGGAATTCCGCAACGTCGCGAGCCAGCTGCACGCGCTCGTCAGCAGCGGCCATCGCGACGATCCGCGCGTGAAGGAGCTCGAGCGTCACGCGTGGGACATCAACGAGCGCGTGTCCGGGCTGCCCGACCGCTTCTCGAAGGCGTTCAGCGACGAGTTCCGCTCGAGCGTCGCGCTGCTGCTCGTCTGCTATTTCGCCGCGTCGATGTTCCTGATGTATCTCGCGCTCGTCTGGGCGCGCAAGGCCGCGCTGCAACGGCTGTCGATCCAGTACGCGCTCGACCGCAGCGAGGCGTTCGCCGAGGCCGCGCTGAGTTCGGTCGCGGAGGCGGTGATCACCGTCGGGCTCGCGAAGAACGTCGACTTCATCAACAACGCGGCCGAACAGCTGCTCGGCTATTCGGCGGCCGCGTGCGTCGGCGCGCCCGTGTCGAGCGTGCTGATGCTGCTCGACAAGGAGACGGGGCTCGCGGTCGACATTGTCGACGAATTCTGGGCGCGCGACGTGCGCACGCCGATCAAGCGCGAAGTGCATCTGTTGCGCCGCGATCATTCGAAGATAGTTGTACAGACAACCATTTCCGAGATGGGCGACCGCGTGCACGGCCACATCGGCTACGTGCTGATCCTGCGCAACATGACGCGCGAGCAGCAGTTCCTCGAAAGCCTCGCCTGGCAGGCGACGCACGACGTGCTGACGGGTCTCGTGAACCGCGTCGAGTTCGAGCGCCGTCTCGAACTCGCGCTCGTCGACGCGACGTCCGGCAAGGATCGCACGGACTCGATGTTGCTGATGCTCGATCTCGATCGCTTCAAGGAGATCAACGATACGTGCGGCCACGCGGCGGGCGACGCGATGCTGCGCGAAGTCACGCAGCGCTTCCAGAGCTGTCTCGACGACGAGGACGTGCTCGCGCGGCTCGGCGGCGACGAGTTCGGCGTGCTGCTGCCGCACGGCGCGGGCTCGTGGCCGTCGAAGAACAAGGCCGAGCGGCTGCGTCGCAGCCTCGAGGATTTCGTGTTCCTGTGGGAAGGCGAGCGCTTCACGGTCAGCGTCAGCATCGGCGTGCTCGAGCTCTGCAAGGCGCCGCGTAATCTCGAGATGGCCGTCAAGCTCGCCGACATCGCGTGCTACATCGCGAAGGAGCGCGGCCGCAACCGCATCCAGCTCGCGGATCCGAGCGACCTGCAGCAGGCGCGCCACGTCGGCGATGTGCAGTGGAGCCGGCGGATCAAGACCGCGCTCGAAACCGACGGCTTCCGGCTGTTCGTGCAGCCGATCGTCCACACGCGCCCCGACTCGCAGACCCCCGAGCGCGCGGAAGTGCTGCTGCGGATGATAGACGGCGCGGGCCGCGACATCTCGCCCGCCGCGTTCCTGCCTGCCGCCGAGCGCTACGGGCTGATGGGGCTCATCGACCGCTGGGTGATCCGCACGGTGTTCCACAAGCTGAGCGCGCTGCGGACGCGCGAGTACCACGAGTACAACGTGAACCTGTCGGGGGCGTCGATCTCCGACGAGCGCTTTCTCGAATTCGTGATCGCCGAGCTGCTGAGCTCCGGTCTCGAGCCTTCGGTGATCTGCTTCGAGATCACCGAAACGATCGCCGTGAAGAATCTCGAGCTCGCATCGCGCTTCATGAGCGAGCTGCGCACGATCGGTTGTCGCTTCGCGCTGGACGATTTCGGCGCGGGCATGTCGTCGTTCCGCTATCTGCGCAACTTGCCGATCGATTACCTGAAGATCGACGGCGAGTTCGTGTCGAACATGATGTCGGACCGGGTGAGCTACGGCGTCGTCAGCGCGATCAACGAAGTCGCGCACTCGATGTGTTGCAACACCGTCGCAGAGCATGTCGAATCCGACGTCGAGCTCGGCATGCTGCGCGAGCTCGGCATCGACTTCTGCCAGGGATATTTCTTTGCCAAGCCTTCGCCTTGGCGCGAAGGCGGCTATTGA
- a CDS encoding cache domain-containing protein — MRLKFKIFLLAIVPFLVTIAAIGLGVRQQATVLARTQHATIEAAYLSSKEIELEHYVDLATSAVEPLYEAGRDNARDDALLRQQALAMLQKMEFGPDGYFFVYDLHGNSLMHPREPERVGHNYWTLRDPRGSLTIQQLIAAASRGGGYVRYVWQRPSTGKLAPKLGYVVSLPRWGWMVGTGIYLDDVDTALARIDERASANIERTMTWLSTIALAGAAVIALCALVLNVSESRSADAKLKRLAQQVVESQEQERARLARELHDGISQMMVSAKLMFESALERFARLPAREDAAEAALSKGIARLGDTLREVRRISHALRPTMLDDLGLAAALEQLVRELGAETGVELGFTQVDHGSAPPLPAPVKTALFRIAQEALTNILRHAHATRAAVALDMSSREVALTIADNGRGFDAVRAQADARGGVGLRNMRERLDALGGTLAISSQLGHTVVAARVPLSGAALTGTTR, encoded by the coding sequence ATGAGACTGAAATTCAAGATCTTCCTGCTCGCGATCGTCCCCTTCCTCGTGACGATCGCGGCGATCGGCCTCGGCGTGCGCCAGCAGGCGACCGTGCTCGCGCGCACGCAGCACGCGACGATCGAGGCCGCGTATCTGTCGAGCAAGGAAATCGAGCTCGAGCATTACGTCGACCTCGCGACGAGCGCGGTCGAGCCGCTGTACGAGGCGGGCCGCGACAACGCGCGCGACGACGCGCTGCTGCGCCAGCAGGCGCTCGCGATGCTTCAGAAGATGGAATTCGGCCCCGACGGCTACTTCTTCGTCTACGACCTGCACGGCAATTCGCTGATGCATCCGCGCGAGCCCGAACGGGTCGGACACAATTATTGGACGCTGCGCGATCCGCGAGGCTCGCTGACGATTCAGCAACTGATTGCGGCCGCGTCGCGCGGCGGCGGCTACGTGCGCTACGTGTGGCAGCGTCCGTCGACGGGCAAGCTCGCGCCGAAGCTCGGCTACGTCGTCTCGCTGCCGCGCTGGGGCTGGATGGTAGGCACCGGCATCTATCTCGACGACGTCGACACCGCGCTCGCACGGATCGACGAACGCGCATCGGCCAACATCGAGCGCACGATGACGTGGCTCAGCACGATCGCGCTTGCGGGCGCGGCGGTGATCGCACTGTGTGCGCTCGTGCTGAATGTCAGCGAGTCGCGCAGTGCGGACGCGAAGCTCAAACGCCTCGCGCAGCAGGTCGTCGAATCGCAGGAGCAGGAGCGCGCGCGCCTCGCGCGCGAGCTGCACGACGGCATCAGCCAGATGATGGTGTCGGCGAAGCTGATGTTCGAATCGGCGCTCGAACGCTTCGCGCGCTTGCCGGCGCGCGAGGACGCGGCGGAAGCCGCGCTGTCGAAAGGCATCGCACGGCTCGGCGACACGCTGCGCGAAGTGCGCCGCATCTCGCACGCGCTGCGCCCGACGATGCTCGACGACCTCGGCCTCGCGGCCGCGCTCGAGCAACTGGTGCGCGAGCTCGGCGCGGAGACGGGCGTCGAGCTCGGCTTCACGCAGGTCGATCACGGCAGCGCGCCGCCGCTGCCCGCGCCCGTGAAGACCGCGCTCTTCCGCATCGCGCAGGAAGCGCTGACGAACATCCTGCGCCACGCGCACGCGACGCGTGCGGCCGTCGCGCTCGACATGTCGTCGCGCGAAGTCGCACTAACGATCGCCGACAACGGCCGCGGCTTCGACGCCGTGCGCGCACAGGCAGACGCGCGCGGCGGCGTCGGCCTGCGCAACATGCGCGAGCGGCTCGACGCACTCGGCGGCACGCTCGCGATCAGCTCGCAACTCGGACACACGGTCGTCGCCGCGCGCGTGCCGTTGTCCGGCGCCGCCCTCACAGGAACCACGCGATGA
- a CDS encoding MlaC/ttg2D family ABC transporter substrate-binding protein, whose protein sequence is MKRHLFAFVAAAVVSVSAFAQTAPVEVVKNAVEGTVGAMRADPAARGGDMAKITQIVEARFLPATNFERTTRIAVGDAWKQATPQQQQELYKQFRILMTRTYAASLAQLGSQDAKFSFKAAGAGGADALVRSTVATPGDSQSVGYRLGKIGNDWKIYDIDMSGAWLIQVYQGQFKAQLTQGGIDGLIAFLTKHNARTN, encoded by the coding sequence ATGAAACGTCATTTGTTTGCTTTTGTGGCTGCGGCCGTCGTGTCCGTTTCGGCATTCGCTCAAACCGCGCCCGTCGAGGTGGTCAAGAACGCCGTCGAGGGCACCGTCGGCGCGATGAGGGCGGATCCCGCCGCGCGCGGCGGCGACATGGCGAAGATCACGCAGATCGTCGAAGCGCGCTTCCTGCCCGCGACGAACTTCGAGCGCACGACGCGCATCGCCGTCGGCGACGCGTGGAAGCAGGCGACGCCGCAGCAACAGCAAGAGCTTTACAAGCAGTTCCGGATTCTGATGACGCGCACGTATGCGGCATCGCTCGCGCAGCTCGGCAGCCAGGACGCGAAGTTCTCGTTCAAGGCGGCGGGCGCGGGCGGCGCCGACGCGCTCGTGCGCTCGACGGTGGCGACGCCGGGCGACAGCCAGTCGGTCGGCTACCGGCTCGGCAAGATCGGCAACGATTGGAAGATTTACGACATCGACATGTCGGGCGCGTGGCTGATCCAGGTCTACCAGGGCCAGTTCAAGGCGCAGCTCACGCAGGGCGGCATCGACGGTCTGATCGCATTCCTGACGAAGCACAACGCGCGCACGAACTGA
- a CDS encoding tetratricopeptide repeat protein, translated as MMQRWLKCAVLAAALGGCCALAVPSGVAFAAEALRPDVARPLGAAQDLYRAHKYRDALGKIAQAAAVPNKTPYETYMVEEMRGAAAMAAGDTGAAIQAYEAVLGSGRLSKDDEQRTTAALAGVYFQQRNYPQTIRIAQRYLKAGGGDPDMRTLLVQSYYLSNDCAAVVGQLKPGVDAQARAGHAPDEAQLQMLGTCAQKMKDGATYRASLEKLVAYHPNPAYWDELFRSIRDKPGYLSSLDLDMYRLRRVTGALNGADAYMEMTQLALVAGTAAEAKQVIDQGFASGALGRDAGADREKRLQALAAKRAQSPADNANPVAPIDAGMNLVFAGQTKQGIAAMEAALAKGGLEHVDEARLRLGEAYYVAGDKARAVQTFRGVQGGDGSADLARLWALVAAK; from the coding sequence ATGATGCAACGATGGTTGAAGTGCGCCGTATTGGCGGCTGCGCTCGGAGGCTGCTGCGCGCTCGCAGTGCCGTCCGGCGTCGCGTTCGCCGCCGAAGCGCTGCGCCCGGACGTCGCGCGACCGCTCGGCGCCGCGCAGGATCTGTATCGCGCGCACAAGTATCGCGACGCGCTCGGCAAAATCGCGCAGGCTGCGGCGGTGCCGAACAAGACGCCGTACGAGACCTACATGGTCGAAGAGATGCGTGGCGCGGCGGCGATGGCGGCGGGCGATACCGGCGCGGCGATCCAGGCGTACGAGGCGGTGCTGGGCTCCGGGCGATTGTCGAAGGACGACGAACAGCGTACGACCGCGGCGCTCGCCGGCGTCTATTTCCAGCAGCGGAACTATCCGCAGACGATCAGGATCGCGCAGCGCTATCTGAAGGCGGGCGGCGGCGATCCCGACATGCGCACGCTGCTGGTTCAGTCGTACTACCTGTCGAACGATTGCGCGGCGGTGGTGGGTCAGCTCAAGCCGGGCGTCGATGCGCAGGCGCGCGCCGGACATGCGCCTGACGAAGCGCAATTGCAGATGCTCGGCACGTGCGCGCAGAAGATGAAGGACGGCGCGACCTATCGGGCGTCGCTCGAGAAGCTCGTCGCGTATCACCCGAATCCCGCGTATTGGGACGAACTGTTCCGTTCGATCCGCGACAAGCCGGGCTATCTGTCGTCGCTCGATCTCGACATGTATCGGCTTCGGCGCGTGACGGGGGCGCTGAACGGCGCCGACGCGTACATGGAGATGACGCAGCTCGCGCTCGTTGCTGGTACCGCAGCGGAAGCGAAGCAAGTGATCGACCAGGGCTTCGCATCCGGCGCGCTTGGCCGCGACGCGGGCGCGGATCGCGAGAAGCGGCTGCAGGCGCTTGCGGCGAAGCGCGCGCAGTCGCCGGCCGACAACGCGAATCCCGTCGCGCCGATCGACGCCGGCATGAACCTCGTGTTCGCCGGCCAGACGAAGCAGGGCATTGCGGCGATGGAGGCGGCGCTCGCGAAGGGCGGTCTCGAGCATGTCGACGAGGCGCGGCTGCGGCTCGGCGAAGCGTATTACGTCGCGGGCGACAAGGCGCGCGCCGTGCAGACCTTCCGAGGCGTGCAGGGCGGCGATGGCTCGGCGGATCTCGCGCGTCTGTGGGCGCTCGTCGCGGCGAAGTAA
- a CDS encoding energy transducer TonB produces MKVDEGLAVSNDGLARLGRPREFGKRQQNPARRFGGLAIVLALHIVLVYALLNGLATKVVQVIQHPIETHIIEPVKPPPPPPMPTIKLPPPKFAPPPPPFVPPPEVPVQAPTQPSITHQAAPVPSAPAVQAPVAAAPAPAKAVSHEVGVVCPNSDQIRASMQYPKEAQENNITGDVTIEFVVDAEGHVTNERVAQSADSVLDRAAFNAVKQFKCVAQGQSVRVQVPFSFNLN; encoded by the coding sequence ATGAAAGTCGACGAAGGCTTGGCTGTTTCAAACGACGGACTCGCGCGGCTCGGTCGTCCGCGCGAATTCGGCAAACGGCAGCAGAACCCGGCTCGGCGCTTCGGCGGCCTCGCGATCGTGCTCGCGCTGCACATCGTGCTGGTCTATGCGCTCCTCAACGGTCTAGCGACGAAAGTGGTCCAAGTCATCCAGCATCCGATCGAGACGCACATCATCGAACCGGTGAAGCCGCCGCCTCCGCCGCCGATGCCGACGATCAAGCTGCCGCCGCCGAAATTCGCGCCGCCGCCCCCGCCGTTCGTTCCACCGCCGGAAGTGCCGGTGCAGGCGCCGACGCAGCCGTCGATCACGCATCAGGCGGCGCCCGTGCCGTCCGCGCCCGCCGTGCAGGCGCCGGTGGCCGCCGCGCCCGCGCCGGCGAAGGCCGTCAGCCACGAAGTGGGCGTCGTGTGCCCGAATTCGGACCAGATCCGCGCTTCGATGCAGTATCCGAAGGAAGCCCAGGAGAACAACATCACAGGCGACGTGACGATCGAATTCGTCGTCGATGCCGAAGGACACGTCACGAACGAGCGCGTCGCGCAGTCAGCGGATTCGGTGCTCGATCGTGCGGCGTTCAATGCGGTCAAGCAGTTCAAGTGCGTGGCGCAAGGGCAGTCGGTGCGCGTGCAGGTTCCGTTCTCGTTCAACCTGAACTAA
- a CDS encoding TenA family transcriptional regulator, which translates to MHIPFERDGDLMDIGSYPHWLQDVVGTVREARDRVRFHEVFSLMRDGRLAPRQLAAFFVNGWPVVEQFPKYMSMNLLKANGTSSSGDEKARRYLIRNIRVELNHVEHWVNWAEASGVPRRQLIDGDSPPAALALSHWCWKSSSADALAASIAATNYAIEGVTGEWSADLCRSDVYERGFAEGVRGRAMRWLKLHSSYDDKHPWEALDIVATILGQSPSTEQVRDVAAGIERSFRYFEMSLSCCLDA; encoded by the coding sequence TTGCATATCCCTTTTGAACGCGACGGCGATTTGATGGATATCGGGAGCTATCCACACTGGCTACAGGACGTGGTCGGCACGGTGCGGGAAGCGCGCGACCGGGTGCGCTTCCACGAAGTCTTCTCGTTGATGCGCGACGGCCGTCTCGCGCCACGGCAACTGGCTGCGTTCTTCGTGAACGGCTGGCCCGTCGTCGAGCAGTTTCCGAAGTACATGTCGATGAACCTGCTGAAGGCGAACGGCACGAGCTCGTCGGGCGACGAGAAGGCGCGCCGCTACCTGATCCGCAACATCCGCGTCGAGCTGAACCACGTCGAGCATTGGGTCAACTGGGCGGAAGCGAGCGGCGTGCCGCGCCGGCAGTTGATCGACGGCGACAGTCCGCCCGCCGCGCTCGCGCTCAGCCACTGGTGCTGGAAGAGCAGCAGCGCGGATGCGCTCGCGGCGAGCATCGCGGCGACCAACTATGCGATCGAAGGCGTGACGGGCGAATGGAGTGCGGACCTGTGCCGCTCGGACGTCTACGAGCGTGGCTTTGCCGAAGGCGTGCGCGGACGCGCGATGCGCTGGCTGAAGCTGCATTCGAGCTACGATGACAAGCATCCGTGGGAAGCGCTCGACATCGTCGCGACGATCCTCGGCCAATCGCCGAGCACCGAGCAGGTGCGCGACGTCGCGGCCGGCATCGAGCGCAGCTTCCGTTATTTCGAGATGAGCCTCTCTTGCTGCCTCGACGCGTGA
- a CDS encoding ExbD/TolR family protein, with translation MAMSVGQDDNDEVISNINTTPLVDVMLVLLIIFLITIPVVTHTIQLQLPKETIQPLQTTPKSVEIAVNRDGDVFWNETLVDASTLLSKLKTVSTMNPQPDVHVRGDQNTRYEFIGRVITACERAGIAKVSFITEPPARGG, from the coding sequence ATGGCCATGAGCGTCGGGCAGGACGATAACGACGAGGTGATCTCCAACATCAACACGACGCCGCTCGTCGACGTGATGCTGGTGCTGCTGATCATCTTCCTGATCACGATTCCGGTCGTCACGCACACGATCCAGCTGCAGTTGCCGAAGGAAACGATCCAGCCGCTGCAGACGACGCCGAAAAGCGTCGAAATCGCGGTCAATCGCGACGGTGATGTTTTCTGGAACGAGACCCTCGTCGATGCGTCGACGCTGCTCTCGAAGCTGAAGACGGTATCGACGATGAATCCGCAACCGGACGTGCACGTGCGCGGCGACCAGAACACGCGCTACGAGTTCATCGGCCGCGTGATCACCGCATGCGAGCGGGCCGGCATCGCGAAGGTCTCGTTCATTACGGAACCGCCCGCGCGCGGCGGCTAG
- a CDS encoding helix-turn-helix domain-containing protein: MVLPLDKSAVVAASIGNKIRALRQRLKLTLDEAAAAAGISKPFLSQVERGRATPSITSLVGIARALGVTMQYFVDAPTEARSVCRSEALQYFSLANSTNAFARLTNVVDGRQLDAILVRMPAAQPLSEVTTHAGEEFLYVVSGRVELTLEDVTFTLAAGDTAHYESTTPHAWRNGGDSEALIVWVGVPRLF, encoded by the coding sequence ATGGTTTTGCCACTCGACAAATCGGCAGTAGTCGCAGCCTCGATCGGAAACAAGATTCGGGCGCTGCGTCAGCGACTCAAGCTCACGCTCGACGAGGCCGCGGCAGCGGCCGGCATATCGAAGCCGTTTCTGTCGCAGGTCGAGCGAGGACGCGCGACGCCGTCGATCACGTCGCTCGTCGGAATCGCGCGGGCGCTCGGCGTGACGATGCAGTACTTCGTCGATGCGCCGACTGAAGCGCGTTCGGTATGCCGCAGCGAAGCACTTCAGTACTTCAGCCTCGCGAATTCGACGAACGCGTTCGCGCGCCTGACGAACGTCGTCGACGGCCGGCAGCTGGACGCGATCCTTGTCCGGATGCCGGCGGCGCAGCCGCTGTCGGAAGTCACGACGCACGCGGGCGAGGAGTTTCTATATGTGGTGAGCGGCCGGGTCGAGCTGACGCTGGAGGACGTGACGTTCACGCTGGCGGCGGGCGACACCGCGCATTACGAATCGACGACGCCGCATGCGTGGCGCAACGGCGGCGACAGCGAGGCGCTGATCGTCTGGGTTGGGGTGCCTAGGTTGTTCTGA
- a CDS encoding ExbD/TolR family protein, producing MGMNVSSGGGEPDVMVDINTTPLIDVMLVLLIMLIITIPIQMHSIKMNLPIGNPPPPATPPEIVQIDIDFDGTTTWNGAPVPNRAALEAKLAQVAAEPVQAEIHLRPNKLAPYKDVAAVLASAQRIGATKIGLIGNEQYMQ from the coding sequence ATGGGAATGAACGTATCTTCAGGCGGCGGCGAGCCGGACGTGATGGTCGACATCAACACGACGCCGCTCATCGACGTGATGCTGGTGCTGCTGATCATGTTGATCATCACGATCCCGATCCAGATGCATTCGATCAAGATGAACCTGCCGATCGGCAACCCGCCGCCGCCCGCGACGCCGCCCGAGATCGTGCAGATCGACATCGATTTCGACGGCACGACGACATGGAATGGCGCGCCCGTGCCGAACCGCGCGGCGCTCGAAGCGAAGCTCGCGCAGGTCGCGGCCGAGCCGGTGCAGGCGGAAATCCATCTGCGGCCGAACAAGCTCGCGCCGTACAAGGACGTCGCCGCGGTGCTCGCGTCCGCGCAGCGCATCGGCGCGACGAAGATCGGGTTGATCGGCAACGAGCAGTACATGCAATAA